One window of the Tachypleus tridentatus isolate NWPU-2018 chromosome 10, ASM421037v1, whole genome shotgun sequence genome contains the following:
- the LOC143230423 gene encoding uncharacterized protein LOC143230423 isoform X3, with the protein MPDIHHHPGIDDFFNGIVQSILASCHQWAFNTFTLDTATGGHSLSILLVHLFHQYGLIKEFHLDVLKVCKCFNLIELGYHGDNPYHNAVHAADVVQAMHCFLQENAIVQQLSPLEIMASLLGAVCHDIDHPGVSQPFLIATSNHLAALYKNFSVLENHHWRSAISCLRETELLSHLSREVRDDVECQIRSLILATDITRQQEFLSRFKRYIAENSLDLSKKEIRHFILQIGLKCADLCNPCRPWDISQQWSYQVCKEFYRQGDIERELSLPVTPMCDRTRTSVARIQVVSDFFRYVVSPLFEIWNQFLNTSLSKNLMKNLRNNQAEWEEGIERELADKEETSTTIGAAAMAMEDYAPLASDEEDFLDECGNLFGRSFLFDEAVGPFRRRRYSMPVENPQVLVKSRKRQFSAPQVFQYWRRSSFGPLLSTSPRVDSPDLYMPFKKPSVSRLLQTRTSIISLSAGVDSLLLQKLQYLTEEPKELKSEDTLKCPTHSPTLETAYLKLELNENVKDVDITTNIEPEILEYRTSGSRTSGVIVRNQTFHQRTNSPLTNITSNKLNADAYDKIRGDVGAQIYEMGGLVLNCINECCTISSKCCSDGMENAQRTESFRQSTSRSILGQQDNSERTAILIKEKSIVQSESTVNKYIDNRSTHDSNATLLADETCDVNFFLRKENHNKKLSERVKQTSWRTHIARSLSDERPDSPSKGCDSPVPSVGGSTNSSTSSNSRLVYRRGSAPTSGVQKLGESYEKIKDHSLPSVFRSHWSVPAEPLSDARDFAASDFINKQDESVHLQKELVRHHSFGLLETLCVVPSSESEYEESSTGPTSTGTTCSTRRNSSIPPGVVRHSFSSRGTFDTDSNDPEGSYSSENQDTFFPCIPPSRSQLARRRGSLPADVPLSLMGRLPTSAETLCPEPGFGLDPLQYLDSNSSSTVCRRDSMGEILQALLRPTSSRLTLHGLSAGPSRLQNAVSQGILINPEHTTPSLPRRGSAGLELLSGFWRPVNTDKTQAPHTKQRVNFSQQSCPLGSDWPHQYSATDTSSHKIHRINSCSVTTTGLVSPPGMPNTMRCQRRRGSVPVNVPLLSFSSGETSSGD; encoded by the exons AGTATTCTTGCAAGTTGCCACCAATGGGCATTCAACACTTTTACGCTAGACACGGCTACAGGGGGGCACTCGTTGTCAATATTATTGGTTCACTTATTCCACCAATATGGACTTATCAAGGAGTTTCATCTGGATGTTTTGAAAGTGTGTAAATGTTTCA ACCTTATCGAGCTGGGTTACCATGGTGATAATCCCTACCACAATGCAGTACACGCGGCAGACGTAGTACAAGCTATGCATTGCTTTCTTCAAGAAAACGCA attGTACAGCAATTAAGCCCGTTAGAAATTATGGCGTCTTTGTTGGGAGCTGTGTGTCACGACATAGATCATCCTGGAGTTAGCCAACCGTTTCTCATAGCTACTTCCAATCATCTAGCTGCTCTGTATAAG AATTTTTCAGTGTTGGAAAACCACCACTGGAGGTCAGCTATCTCATGTTTGAGGGAGACGGAGTTACTCAGTCACCTTTCCAGAGAAGTTCG TGATGACGTGGAATGTCAAATTCGATCGTTAATTCTTGCTACAGACATAACTCGCCAGCAGGAGTTCTTGTCAAGATTTAAG AGATACATTGCAGAAAATTCACTGGATTTATCGAAGAAAGAAATTAGGCATTTTATTCTACAG aTAGGTTTGAAATGTGCTGACCTATGTAACCCTTGTCGTCCTTGGGATATAAGTCAACAGTGGAGCTATCAAGTTTGTAAGGAGTTTTACCGTCAAG GTGATATAGAACGTGAGCTTAGTCTTCCCGTAACGCCCATGTGTGATCGCACAAGAACGTCTGTTGCGAGGATACAGGTTG TTTCAGATTTTTTTCGCTATGTGGTGTCCCCACTGTTTGAAATTTGGAACCAGTTTTTGAACACTTCTCTCTCAAAGAATCTGATGAAGAACCTGAGGAATAATCAGGCTGAATGGGAGGAAGGTATTGAAAGAGAATTAGCTGATAAGGAAGAGACAAGTACAACAATTGGAGCAGCTGCCATGGCTATGGAAGATTATGCCCCACTGGCTTCTGATGAAGAAGATTTTCTGGATGAATGTGGAAATTTATTTGGAAGAAGCTTTTTATTCGATGAGGCAGTTGGGCCATTTCGTCGTCGACGTTATAGCATGCCTGTGGAAAATCCACAGGTGCTTGTGAAAAGTAGAAAACGTCAATTCAGTGCCCCACAGGTTTTCCAGTATTGGAGGAGAAGTAGCTTTGGCCCTTTATTATCCACATCACCTAGAGTAGATAGTCCTGATCTGTACATGCCTTTTAAAAAACCTTCAGTATCCAGACTTCTACAGACTAGGACAAGTATAATTTCTCTTTCTGCTGGTGTAGATTCGTTGTTGCTACAGAAACTTCAATATTTAACAGAAGAACCAAAAGAGCTGAAATCAGAAGATACGTTAAAATGCCCAACCCATTCTCCCACTTTGGAAACTGCTTATCTTAAATTGGAACTCAATGAAAATGTCAAGGATGTTGAcataacaacaaatatagaacCAGAAATCTTAGAGTATCGAACAAGTGGGAGTAGAACCTCTGGGGTGATTGTACGTAACCAAACATTCCATCAGAGGACAAATAGTCCATTGACAAATATAACCTCCAATAAGTTGAATGCTGATGCCTATGATAAAATTCGAGGGGATGTGGGAGCTCAGATATACGAAATGGGTGGTTTAGTTTTGAACTGCATCAACGAGTGCTGTACTATTTCATCCAAATGCTGCTCAGATGGAATGGAAAATGCTCAACGAACTGAATCTTTTAGACAATCAACTTCTCGTTCAATTCTGGGACAACAGGATAACTCTGAAAGAACAGCAATCCTCATTAAAGAAAAAAGCATAGTACAATCCGAAAGtactgttaataaatacattgacAATAGATCTACTCACGATTCTAATGCTACGTTGTTAGCAGATGAAACTTGTGATGTGAATTTTTTTCTGAGAAAAGAAAACCATAACAAGAAACTCAGCGAACGCGTAAAACAAACTTCTTGGCGTACTCACATAGCCCGAAGTTTGTCTGACGAACGTCCAGATAGTCCAAGTAAAGGCTGTGATTCCCCTGTACCTTCTGTAGGGGGATCAACGAATAGTTCAACATCAAGTAATTCGCGACTAGTTTATCGGAGAGGGTCAGCTCCCACTTCTGGTGTGCAGAAGCTGGGTGAATCATACGAGAAAATAAAGGATCATTCACTTCCTTCGGTTTTTAGAAGCCACTGGTCTGTTCCAGCTGAACCTCTCTCAG ATGCTAGAGATTTTGCAGCTTCAGactttataaacaaacaggatGAAAGTGTACATTTACAGAAAGAACTGGTTCGACATCACAGCTTTGGGTTGCTTGAAACTTTGTGTGTTGTTCCATCATCAGAGTCTGAATATGAAGAATCTAGTACTGGCCCAACCAGCACGGGAACCACTTGCAGTACCAGAAGAAATAGTTCTATTCCTCCAGGAGTAGTTCGCCATAGTTTTAGTAGTAGAGGAACCTTCGACACAGATAGCAACGATCCAGAAGGTAGCTACAGTTCAGAAAATCAAGACACGTTTTTTCCATGTATTCCACCATCTAGATCTCAACTGGCCAGAAGACGGGGTTCTCTACCAGCAGATGTGCCACTTTCTCTCATGGGTCGTTTACCAACTTCTGCTGAAACCCTTTGTCCAGAGCCGGGTTTTGGATTAGATCCTCTCCAATATTTGGATAGCAACAGTTCTTCAACAGTATGTAGAAGAGATTCAATGGGTGAAATTTTACAAGCTCTTTTGCGTCCTACCAGCAGCCGTTTAACTCTCCATGGATTAAGTGCAGGACCCAGCAGACTGCAGAACGCCGTTTCTCAGGGAATATTGATCAATCCAGAACATACAACTCCAAGTCTTCCTCGACGAGGATCGGCAGGTCTAGAACTTCTCTCTGGATTTTGGCGCCCAGTGAACACAGATAAAACTCAAGCACCTCACACCAAACAAAGGGTGAACTTTTCACAGCAGTCATGTCCCCTGGGTTCTGACTGGCCTCATCAGTATTCGGCTACAGACACATCTAGTCACAAAATACACAGAATAAATAGTTGTTCGGTAACCACCACCGGGTTAGTTAGTCCTCCAGGGATGCCTAACACCATGCGGTGCCAACGGAGACGAGGCTCAGTGCCAGTAAATGTTCCTCTTCTTTCATTCAGCTCAG